A window of Fragaria vesca subsp. vesca linkage group LG7, FraVesHawaii_1.0, whole genome shotgun sequence contains these coding sequences:
- the LOC101303658 gene encoding uncharacterized protein LOC101303658 produces the protein MTTTPLRLLLTNGVVSDPSTTPPVTTFLETHPGAYTTSRTHNNASLVLFWERHLKRLTDSVRILYNANPQLLFGPNKTLVPLPSLAADSLLLRSRVGDLVNDSMNKVLPVALEGRSDGEELSITTLVSGNLGRLGESGDLELDRNGEALDVSIYVGIYVPPVFGVSRNGAQLAVVGRGRDVAAAKYSDWVRIRKPLERLRPPSGTELLLSNDGDRILEGSVSNFFVVCRKEDNEAKEQTIDCFEVQTAPISDGVLPGIIRQLVIEVCLSKGIPFREVAPLWSEHEFWEEAFITSSLRLMQHAETVRAPSSWESLHGNSWKDISWKEKQFKKGPGMITTIIQKEIMEKAVSEGYSLSCFA, from the exons ATGACCACTACTCCTCTCAGGCTCTTACTCACCAACGGCGTCGTTTCCGACCCTTCCACCACTCCTCCTGTCACCACCTTCCTCGAGACCCACCCAG GGGCTTACACCACGTCTCGCACTCACAACAACGCCTCATTGGTGTTGTTCTGGGAGAGGCACTTGAAACGGCTCACGGACTCCGTCAGGATTCTATACAATGCCAATCCTCAGCTTCTTTTCGGACCCAACAAGACTTTGGTTCCATTACCATCACTGGCGGCTGATTCTCTTTTGCTTCGGTCAAGGGTTGGTGATCTTGTTAATGATTCGATGAACAAAGTGCTGCCGGTTGCTTTGGAGGGGAGGAGTGACGGGGAGGAGCTGTCGATTACTACTTTGGTGAGTGGCAATTTGGGGAGATTGGGTGAGAGTGGGGACTTGGAGCTTGACAGAAATGGTGAGGCTCTTGATGTGAGCATTTACGTTGGGATTTATGTGCCGCCTGTGTTTGGTGTCAGTAGAAACGGTGCGCAGTTGGCTGTGGTGGGTCGTGGGAGAGATGTCGCTGCTGCTAAGTACTCAGATTGGGTAAG GATAAGGAAGCCTTTGGAGAGGTTGAGGCCACCCTCAGGGACCGAGCTCTTGTTGTCCAACGATGGTGATAGGATTCTTGAAGGCAGCGTGTCAAACTTCTTTGTGGTCTGCCGAAAG GAAGACAATGAAGCTAAGGAGCAAACTATTGACTGTTTTGAAGTACAGACAGCTCCTATTAGTGATGGTGTCCTACCAGGAATTATACGCCAACTAGTCATTGA AGTATGCTTGAGCAAGGGAATCCCTTTTCGAGAAGTTGCACCACTGTGGTCAGAGCATGAATTTTGGGAAGAGGCATTCATTACAA GTAGCTTAAGACTTATGCAGCATGCGGAGACTGTTCGTGCTCCAAGTTCATGGGAATCACTGCATGGCAACTCTTGGAAGGATATATCATGGAAGGAGAAGCAGTTTAAG AAGGGTCCTGGGATGATTACTACAATAATTCAG AAGGAGATAATGGAAAAGGCAGTTTCAGAAGGATACTCTTTGAGTTGCTTTGCATAG
- the LOC101303949 gene encoding uncharacterized protein LOC101303949, translated as MDLKTSYLFENEWGFTLPFYYKGQSLKSKSVLLDDNFSEIIDENYYLDDGFKDGPKKSYLSDEWGSYLLHKGQKFESVQDFQDKLRKYAVQIGFCYVLPRNDALYVKAVCENHGTEKCGWESADIMSNFKSTYGFDISYKVALRAKRKSVEKLYGSEADSFFYAKLVEGFKFSFPVLYVDGTFGKSIYKSQILSATGRDENKGFFLLALYICDSETEENWVFFFFKHLKALLEPQRRVITFISDRGGRLLKAFNQVANYASTERAYYHHLQALRDEGGAEVLDEFIAEIPLENRCRAFFKVCRYGIMANGIAESFNKWIVAEHSMPPLAMIDQTRMKEMKLMSDRRVESKSWTTQLTPEMKKRLVERMHKAHSFRVIASQENVYEVRDDKYSYTVNFSTRSCSCVKWQINCFPCSHALSAIQVARLNVYDFIDSYFSAEYFRMSYNFLIHLVSNVDASSSACIEESILPPITNRLAERPKVKMIKSSGEKKSIRCG; from the exons ATGGACCTAAAAACGTCATATTTGTTCGAGAATGAATGGGGGTTTACGTTACCTTTTTACTACAAGGGGCAGAGTTTGAAATCTAAGAGTGTTTTATTAGATGACAACTTTTCTGAAATCATTGATGAGAATTATTATTTAGATGATGGATTTAAAGATGGACCTAAAAAGTCATATTTGTCAGATGAATGGGGTTCTTACCTTTTACACAAGGGGCAGAAGTTTGAAAGTGTTCAGGATTTTCAAGATAAACTTAGGAAGTATGCGGTTCAAATTGGTTTTTGTTATGTGCTACCTAGGAATGATGCACTCTATGTCAAAGCTGTTTGTGAAAATCATGGAACTGAAAAATGTGGCTGGGAA TCTGCTGATATTATGAGCAATTTCAAGTCAACATATGGTTTTGATATCAGCTATAAGGTTGCTTTGAGAGCAAAGAGAAAGTCTGTGGAAAAGCTTTATGGATCTGAAGCTGATTCATTTTTCTATGCTAAGTTG GTTGAGGGTTTCAAGTTCAGTTTCCCAGTTTTATATGTGGATGGTACATTTGGAAAGAGCATCTACAAGAGTCAGATTCTTTCTGCCACCGGAAGAGATGAAAACAAAG GTTTCTTTCTTCTAGCCTTGTATATCTGTGACTCAGAGACTGAAGAAAATTGGGTTTTTTTTTTCTTCAAGCACTTGAAGGCTTTGCTGGAACCACAGAGAAGGGTAATCACCTTTATCAGCGATCGTGGTGGTCGGTTGTTGAAGGCTTTTAATCAA GTTGCTAATTATGCATCGACCGAGAGGGCTTATTACCATCACTTACAAGCTCTAAGAGATGAGGGCGGTGCTGAAGTACTTGATGAGTTTATAGCTGAGATCCCTTTGGAGAATAGGTGCCGTGCTTTCTTTAAAGTCTGCCGGTATGGGATTATGGCAAATGGTATTGCTGAGTCTTTTAACAAATGGATTGTTGCTGAGCATTCAATGCCTCCGCTTGCAATGATAGACCAGACTAGGATGAAAGAAATGAAGTTGATGTCTGATAGGAGGGTTGAGTCCAAATCTTGGACTACTCAGCTTACACCTGAAATGAAGAAGAGGCTGGTTGAGCGGATGCATAAGGCGCATAGTTTCAGAGTTATTGCATCTCAAGAAAATGTTTATGAGGTTAGAGATGATAAGTACTCATATACTGTGAACTTTTCTACTCGTAGTTGCTCTTGTGTAAAGTGGCAAATTAATTGTTTTCCTTGCTCCCATGCCCTTTCTGCTATACAAGTTGCAAGATTGAATGTTTATGATTTTATTGACTCGTACTTTAGTGCCGAATATTTTAGGATGAGTTATAACTTCCTTATTCATCTAGTGAGTAATGTTGATGCTTCTTCTTCTGCTTGCATTGAGGAGTCCATACTACCTCCTATTACGAATAGGCTGGCTGAGAGGCCTAAGGTGAAGATGATTAAATCTTCTGGTGAGAAGAAGTCTATTCGGTGTGGTTGA
- the LOC101304236 gene encoding uncharacterized protein LOC101304236, translated as MGASGNPNTSSALQKRIFPRRLKPLNATVSTQEFNSFHAIDRRLFTRLVLGLGRDPTESAQVMALWMWLERYGGEVNLVYKALMTLPDSLLDSMANESISALNCIRSNVVPFSDLDIVPGIPMLQAMSSSGVTLGYFYENRGEIASGVITLLKDVCLRVFEDLLFEKIAQGNVKGGDDVPLYWHRQLNSANLYYLRGGFVSDQELAVQRKDLNNEMEEVLRCLNVNDLEVVKVHPQDRTIFLTFSKGHPLSENDLRDFFTRNFGEIIDEILIAKEPLYGRLVLHSASSIPVVLGVKGKVQFSINGRHVRARKFVPKDARAGQRRD; from the exons ATGGGTGCTTCTGGAAACCCTAATACCTCTTCTGCTTTGCAAAAACGAATCTTTCCTAGAAGATTAAAGCCCCTGAATGCTACTGTCTCAACCCAGGAGTTCAATTCCTTCCACGCCATTGACCGCAGGCTCTTCACCCGTTTGGTGTTGGGTCTGGGCCGTGACCCGACCGAGTCGGCCCAAGTCATGGCTCTGTGGATGTGGCTGGAGCGCTATGGCGGCGAGGTTAACTTGGTGTACAAGGCACTGATGACTCTACCTGACTCCCTTCTTGATTCTATGGCTAACGAGTCGATTTCGGCATTGAATTGCATTCGGAGCAATGTGGTTCCTTTCTCTGATTTGGACATTGTCCCTGGGATTCCAATGCTGCAAGCCATGAGCAGCAGTGGTGTCACACTTGGGTACTTTTATGAAAATCGGGGAGAAATTGCGAGTGGAGTTATCACATTGCTTAAAGATGTTTGCTTGAGAGTGTTTGAGGACTTGTTGTTTGAGAAAATTGCTCAGGGCAATGTGAAAGGGGGTGATGATGTGCCATTGTATTGGCATCGGCAATTGAATAGTGCTAATCTTTACTATTTGCGTGGAGGTTTTGTTTCTGATCAAGAGCTTGCAGTTCAGCGCAAGGATTTGAATAACGAAATGGAGGAGGTTTTGAGGTGTTTGAATGTGAATGATCTTGAAGTAGTTAAGGTTCACCCTCAGGACAGGACTATTTTCCTGACATTTTCTAAAGGGCATCCACTTTCAGAAAATGATCTCAGAGACTTCTTCACTAG GAATTTTGGGGAGATTATTGATGAGATTCTTATAGCTAAGGAACCTTTGTATGGGCGGCTTGTGCTACATTCTGCTTCCTCCATTCCTGTGGTTCTTGGTGTGAAAGGCAAGGTCCAATTCTCCATTAATGGCAGGCATGTTCGGGCAAGGAAATTTGTCCCCAAGGATGCTCGTGCTGG GCAAAGGAGAGACTGA
- the LOC101304526 gene encoding probable nitrate excretion transporter 6-like, with amino-acid sequence MEVEGKLSTQSTSKEEQGEVHRACDENGDSKGGGWTTFPFVIATVLGLSVAGGGWASNLIVFLITKFNVKTIAATKINNIILGTNNLFPIAGAFIADSFFTSFSVVGVFSFISLLGMIMLTIIVTIPSLMPSPCSIGSLITCQAPSKFQYSVLYAVLSLASLGLGGTRFTIATMGADQFNDPNDQGIFFNWYFLALYVANIFSFTAIIYIQDNVGWGLGFGICCIANGVGLVVFLLGKRFYKKVKPKGSPFLSIARVLVAAIWKRKMSSANSTENDYYYYGAGVLADSAPPTKSFRFLNCAALKIEQVKQFEGSHGNSWTLCTSVANFDKNILENAERLTYDSSPLQEESNKPQEMVNEDVPDTAEPEAAGAANDDQENQVQDDHDQGEPNHEEPNQEQQQENAQAPLRRSHRPISSLPYPRKMHGTTLSSSFNLFSFGTCANALHPNTFKKRLGVVRAHSLMNQPGSVVPMSAFWLVAQLSLIGIAEGFHFPGQVSLCYQEFPKSLRSTSTAMISLLIGIGYYLSTAVTDLVDRTTNWLPDDINQGRLDNVFWMLVVICVVNFGYFITCAKFFVYQNQNVGK; translated from the exons ATGGAAGTTGAAGGGAAGCTCTCTACCCAGTCCACATCCAAAGAAGAACAAGGAGAAGTTCATAGGGCATGCGATGAGAATGGAGATTCAAAAGGAGGCGGATGGACAACATTTCCCTTTGTTATTG CAACTGTGCTGGGTCTCTCAGTAGCAGGCGGTGGGTGGGCATCGAATTTGATTGTGTTTCTGATAACAAAATTCAATGTGAAGACCATAGCAGCTACAAAGATCAATAACATCATCCTTGGCACCAACAATCTCTTCCCCATCGCCGGAGCATTCATTGCTGATTCCTTCTTCACCTCCTTCTCCGTTGTCGGCGTCTTTTCCTTCATTTCTTTACTG GGTATGATCATGTTGACCATAATAGTAACTATTCCTTCCTTGATGCCTTCACCATGTTCAATTGGCTCACTTATTACATGTCAAGCTCCATCAAAGTTTCAATACTCGGTCCTATATGCGGTATTATCACTAGCTTCACTAGGACTTGGGGGAACCCGCTTCACAATTGCAACCATGGGAGCAGACCAATTCAACGATCCCAACGATCAAGGGATTTTCTTCAATTGGTATTTTCTAGCTTTGTATGTGGCCAATATCTTCAGCTTCACAGCTATCATCTATATTCAGGACAATGTGGGCTGGGGATTAGGTTTCGGAATATGTTGCATAGCTAATGGTGTTGGATTGGTGGTGTTCTTGTTGGGGAAACGATTTTATAAGAAAGTTAAACCAAAGGGTAGCCCATTCTTAAGCATAGCAAGAGTACTGGTTGCAGCAATATGGAAGAGGAAGATGTCATCAGCAAATTCAACAGAGAATGATTATTATTATTATGGAGCAGGTGTCTTGGCTGACAGTGCTCCACCAACCAAAAGTTTCAG ATTCCTCAACTGTGCAGCCTTGAAAATTGAACAAGTGAAACAATTTGAAGGCTCACATGGAAATTCATGGACGCTATGCACT TCTGTTGCGAATTTTGACAAAAACATACTAGAAAATGCAGAGCGCCTCACTTATGACTCGTCTCCGCTCCAAGAAGAGTCTAACAAACCTCAAGAAATGGTTAATGAAGACGTCCCTGATACAGCAGAACCAGAAGCTGCAGGTGCTGCAAATGATGACCAGGAGAATCAGGTTCAGGATGATCATGATCAAGGGGAGCCTAATCATGAAGAGCCTAATCAAGAACAACAACAAGAAAATGCCCAAGCACCACTTCGAAGATCTCATAGA CCCATCTCTTCATTACCGTACCCAAGAAAGATGCACGGCACGACCTTGTCATCTAGCTTCAATCTTTTCTCCTTTGGAACATGTGCAAATGCTTTGCACCCAAATACCTTCAA GAAACGACTTGGAGTGGTAAGAGCACATAGCCTCATGAATCAACCTGGTTCAGTGGTGCCAATGTCCGCCTTTTGGCTTGTGGCGCAACTGTCGCTTATCGGAATCGCTGAGGGATTTCATTTCCCAGGACAAGTTTCATTATGCTATCAAGAATTTCCAAAATCATTGAGAAGTACCTCCACTGCCATGATCTCATTGTTGATTGGAATAGGATACTATCTTAGCACTGCAGTCACTGATTTGGTAGACAGGACCACGAATTGGCTACCAGATGATATAAATCAAGGAAGGTTGGATAATGTGTTTTGGATGTTGGTAGTGATTTGTGTGGTGAATTTTGGTTACTTCATAACTTGTGCTAAGTTCTTTGTATATCAAAACCAAAATGTTGGGAAATAA
- the LOC101305121 gene encoding probable nitrate excretion transporter 2-like: MGAEQFNDLNDQGIFFNWYFLALYVANIFSFTAIIYIQDNVGWGLGFGICCIANGVGLVVFLLGKRFYKKVKPKGSPFLSIARVLVAAIWKRKMSSANSTENDYYYEAGVLADNFLNCAALKIEQVKQFEGSHGNSWTLCTVREVEDLKALIKIMPLWSTGIFLSTPIGIFSSLTVLQALTMDRHLGPHFKIPAASIIVFNLLATAISIFIIDRFILRKYKNLTGRTLTPIKQIGTGHIINIIALIASALIERKRLGVVRAHSLMNQPGSVVPMSAFWLVAQLSLIGIAEGFHFPGQVSLCYQEFPKSLRSTSTAMISLLIGIGYYLSTAVTDLVDRTTNWLPDDINQGSLGPYGEVVGALSPLCTYFLAQTCLPLIVNLALLVLFWERHLKRLTDSVRILYNANPQLLFGPNKTLVPLPSLAADSLLLQSRVGDLVNDSMNKVLPVALEGRSDGEELSITTLVSGNLGRLGESGDLELDRNGEALDEDNEAKEQTIDCFEVQTAPISDGVLPGIIRQLVIEQALSYC, encoded by the exons ATGGGAGCAGAGCAATTCAACGATCTCAACGATCAAGGGATTTTCTTCAATTGGTATTTTCTAGCTTTGTATGTGGCCAATATCTTCAGCTTCACAGCCATCATCTATATTCAGGACAATGTGGGTTGGGGATTAGGGTTCGGAATATGTTGCATAGCAAATGGTGTTGGATTGGTGGTGTTCTTGTTGGGGAAACGATTTTATAAGAAAGTTAAACCAAAGGGTAGCCCATTCTTAAGCATAGCAAGAGTACTGGTTGCAGCAATATGGAAGAGGAAGATGTCATCAGCAAATTCAACAGAGAATGATTATTATTATGAAGCAGGTGTCTTGGCTGACA ATTTCCTCAACTGTGCAGCCTTGAAAATTGAACAAGTGAAACAATTTGAAGGCTCACATGGAAATTCATGGACGCTATGCACTGTGAGAGAAGTGGAAGACCTCAAAGCCCTAATAAAGATCATGCCACTGTGGTCTACTGGCATCTTCCTAAGCACTCCAATAGGCATTTTCAGCAGTCTTACTGTACTCCAAGCCCTAACCATGGATAGACACCTTGGTCCACACTTCAAAATCCCTGCTGCTTCAATCATAGTGTTCAACCTTTTAGCCACAGCCATCTCCATCTTCATAATTGACCGCTTCATACTCCGCAAGTACAAGAACCTCACTGGACGAACTCTAACACCAATCAAACAAATAGGGACTGGACATATTATTAACATTATAGCCCTAATTGCGTCTGCATTAATTGAAAGGAAACGACTTGGAGTGGTAAGAGCACATAGCCTCATGAATCAACCTGGTTCAGTGGTGCCAATGTCCGCCTTTTGGCTTGTGGCGCAACTGTCGCTTATCGGAATCGCTGAGGGATTTCATTTCCCAGGACAAGTTTCATTATGCTATCAAGAATTTCCAAAATCATTGAGAAGTACCTCCACTGCTATGATCTCATTGTTGATTGGAATAGGATATTATCTTAGCACTGCAGTCACTGATTTGGTAGACAGGACCACGAATTGGCTACCAGATGATATAAATCAAGGAAG CCTTGGCCCTTATGGTGAAGTTGTTGGAGCCTTGTCGCCCTTGTGCACGTACTTCCTCGCCCAAACATGCTTGCCTCTGATAGTGAATTTGGCCTTATTGGTGTTGTTCTGGGAGAGGCACTTGAAACGGCTCACGGACTCCGTCAGGATTCTATACAATGCCAATCCTCAGCTTCTTTTCGGACCCAACAAGACTTTGGTTCCATTACCATCACTGGCGGCTGATTCTCTTTTGCTTCAGTCAAGGGTTGGTGATCTTGTTAATGATTCGATGAACAAAGTGCTGCCGGTTGCTTTGGAGGGGAGGAGTGACGGGGAGGAGCTGTCGATTACTACTTTGGTTAGTGGCAATTTGGGGAGATTGGGTGAGAGTGGGGACTTGGAGCTTGACAGAAATGGTGAGGCTCTTGAT GAAGACAATGAAGCTAAGGAGCAAACTATCGACTGTTTTGAAGTACAGACAGCTCCTATTAGTGATGGTGTCCTACCAGGAATTATACGCCAACTAGTCATTGAGCAAGCGCTCTCTTACTGTTGA